In bacterium, the following are encoded in one genomic region:
- a CDS encoding sugar phosphate nucleotidyltransferase — MDRLDRVVTVILGGGRGTRLMPLTMKRSKPAVSFGGKYRLVDIPISNCLHAGLGKVFVLTQFNSYSLNRHVQSSYVMRDFRGSFVEVFAAEQTLDNPDWFQGTADAVRQVMPHLRAYQPTHVLILSGDQLYSMNLRDFITAHMDSAESITVATTAVGRESARGFGIMRTKGGRITEFVEKPGDEALLDSLAQPDGHFLASMGIYVFCFDTLERLLTTHRSCTDFGREIIPAALKEEPVRAYRHEGYWEDIGTIRSFYEANLMLTKRVPEVELYDPERPIYTNARYLPPSRLSGCQVTDSLICDGCYINGARIERSIIGIRSVIGNDTEITDSIIMGADEYDFRNPPPGKLPQAIGRGVTIRHAIIDKGARIGADVHLVNERGLEDYTDDYVHIREGIIVVPRETMIPSGYRI, encoded by the coding sequence ATGGATCGGCTGGACCGGGTCGTCACGGTGATCCTGGGCGGTGGACGCGGCACGCGCCTGATGCCGCTCACCATGAAGCGCTCCAAACCCGCCGTCTCCTTCGGCGGCAAGTACCGCTTGGTGGACATCCCCATCAGCAACTGCCTGCACGCCGGGCTGGGCAAGGTCTTCGTGCTGACCCAGTTCAACAGCTACAGCCTCAATCGCCACGTCCAGTCCAGCTATGTCATGCGGGACTTCCGCGGCAGCTTCGTCGAGGTCTTCGCGGCCGAACAGACCCTGGACAATCCGGACTGGTTCCAGGGGACGGCCGACGCCGTGCGCCAGGTGATGCCCCACCTGCGCGCCTACCAGCCCACCCACGTGCTCATCCTTTCCGGCGACCAGCTCTACTCCATGAACCTGCGCGATTTCATCACCGCCCACATGGACTCGGCCGAGAGCATCACGGTGGCCACAACGGCGGTGGGGCGCGAGAGCGCCCGCGGTTTCGGCATCATGCGGACCAAGGGCGGCCGCATCACGGAGTTCGTGGAGAAACCCGGGGACGAGGCCCTGCTCGACAGCCTGGCCCAGCCCGACGGGCACTTCCTGGCCTCCATGGGCATCTATGTTTTCTGCTTCGACACCCTGGAGCGCCTCCTCACCACCCACCGCTCCTGCACGGACTTCGGGCGCGAGATCATCCCCGCCGCCCTCAAGGAGGAGCCGGTGCGCGCCTACCGCCATGAGGGCTACTGGGAGGACATCGGGACGATCCGCTCCTTCTACGAGGCCAACCTCATGCTCACCAAGCGCGTGCCCGAGGTGGAACTCTACGACCCGGAGCGCCCCATCTACACCAATGCCCGCTACCTGCCGCCCTCGCGCCTGTCCGGCTGCCAGGTGACGGACAGCCTCATCTGCGATGGCTGCTACATCAACGGGGCCCGCATCGAGCGCTCCATCATCGGCATCCGCTCCGTGATCGGCAACGACACCGAGATCACCGACTCCATCATCATGGGCGCCGACGAGTACGACTTCCGCAACCCGCCGCCCGGCAAGCTGCCCCAGGCCATCGGCCGCGGCGTGACCATCCGCCACGCCATCATCGACAAGGGGGCGCGCATCGGCGCCGACGTGCACCTGGTCAACGAGCGGGGATTGGAGGACTACACCGACGACTACGTCCACATCCGCGAGGGGATCATCGTGGTGCCGCGGGAGACGATGATCCCGTCGGGTTATCGCATCTAG
- the ftcD gene encoding glutamate formimidoyltransferase: MQIDPEEAMPAIVECVPNFSEGRDRARIDQITAAIAAVPGVTLLDVDPGAATHRTVVTFTGDPDSVLEAAFQAIKTAAETIDMRRHQGEHARMGATDVCPFVPVSGISMAECAALAERLGERVGRELEIPVYLYEQAARSEQRRNLAEVRAGEYEGLGQKLADPAWRPDFGPAIFGERQQRTGATVIGARPFLIAWNFNLNTRDAARAHDVAITLREKGRLAKDAQGKILKDAAGNKLRQPGRLPATKCVGWYIPEFRRAQISMNLTDFRVTPMAVAFDAAVEEAAKAGLRVTGAEVVGLVPLEALLEAGRHYLARQGRCTGQSEAELLETAVQSMGLSELYPFKAEEKVVDYRVSRRSGRLVDLDLGAFADLLASDAPAPGGGSTAALCGALGAALAAMVANLTHGKKGLGRHDEEMDRVAAEGQRLKARFLGLMDEDTEAFAAVMAAMKLPKGSDEERAVRGAALEEANRHATLIPFQVVELCGPALELAVAVAARGNPNSLSDAGVAALCLGSACDGAAMNVRINLAGIADKAWAEEMDRRARGLQEALHARRTPLLAAIEERLAFRG, encoded by the coding sequence ATGCAGATAGATCCGGAGGAAGCCATGCCCGCCATCGTCGAGTGCGTCCCCAACTTCTCGGAGGGCCGCGACCGCGCCAGGATCGACCAGATCACCGCCGCCATCGCCGCCGTGCCCGGAGTCACCTTGCTGGATGTGGATCCCGGCGCCGCCACCCATCGCACCGTCGTCACCTTCACCGGGGATCCCGACAGCGTGCTGGAGGCGGCCTTCCAGGCCATCAAGACCGCGGCCGAGACCATCGACATGCGGCGCCACCAGGGCGAGCACGCGCGCATGGGCGCCACCGACGTCTGCCCCTTCGTGCCGGTCTCGGGGATCAGCATGGCGGAGTGCGCGGCCCTGGCCGAGCGGCTGGGGGAGCGGGTGGGCCGCGAGCTGGAGATCCCCGTCTACCTCTACGAGCAGGCCGCCCGCAGCGAGCAGCGGCGCAATCTGGCCGAAGTGCGCGCCGGCGAGTATGAGGGCCTGGGCCAGAAGCTGGCCGACCCCGCCTGGCGGCCCGACTTCGGCCCCGCCATCTTCGGCGAGCGCCAGCAGCGCACGGGCGCCACCGTCATCGGCGCGCGGCCCTTCCTCATCGCCTGGAACTTCAATCTCAACACCCGCGACGCGGCGCGCGCCCACGACGTGGCCATCACCCTGCGCGAGAAGGGCCGCCTGGCCAAGGATGCCCAGGGCAAGATCCTCAAGGACGCCGCCGGCAACAAGCTGCGCCAGCCGGGCCGCCTGCCCGCCACCAAGTGCGTGGGCTGGTACATCCCTGAATTCCGCCGCGCCCAGATCAGCATGAACCTGACCGACTTCCGCGTCACGCCCATGGCCGTCGCCTTTGATGCGGCGGTGGAGGAGGCGGCCAAGGCGGGTTTGCGCGTGACGGGGGCGGAGGTCGTCGGCCTGGTGCCGCTGGAGGCCCTGCTCGAGGCGGGCCGCCATTACCTGGCCAGGCAGGGGCGCTGCACGGGCCAGAGCGAGGCCGAGCTGCTGGAGACGGCGGTGCAGAGCATGGGCCTCTCCGAGCTTTACCCCTTCAAGGCCGAGGAGAAGGTGGTGGACTACCGCGTGTCCCGACGGAGCGGCCGCCTGGTGGACCTGGACCTGGGCGCTTTCGCCGACCTGCTCGCCTCCGACGCCCCAGCCCCCGGCGGCGGCTCCACGGCCGCCCTCTGCGGCGCGTTGGGGGCGGCCCTGGCCGCCATGGTGGCCAACCTGACCCACGGCAAGAAGGGCCTGGGCCGGCATGACGAGGAGATGGACCGCGTGGCGGCGGAGGGACAGCGCCTCAAGGCGCGCTTCCTGGGGCTCATGGACGAGGACACGGAGGCCTTCGCCGCCGTGATGGCCGCCATGAAGCTGCCCAAAGGGAGCGACGAGGAGAGAGCCGTCCGCGGCGCCGCCCTGGAGGAGGCCAACCGGCACGCCACGCTCATCCCTTTCCAGGTGGTGGAGCTGTGCGGCCCGGCCCTGGAGCTGGCCGTCGCCGTGGCCGCGCGCGGCAATCCCAACAGTCTGTCCGACGCCGGCGTGGCCGCCCTCTGCCTGGGCAGCGCCTGCGATGGCGCGGCCATGAACGTGCGCATCAATCTGGCGGGCATCGCCGACAAGGCCTGGGCGGAAGAGATGGACCGCCGCGCGCGCGGGTTGCAGGAGGCCCTCCACGCCCGGCGCACGCCGCTGCTGGCCGCCATCGAGGAGCGGCTGGCCTTTCGCGGATGA